One Molothrus ater isolate BHLD 08-10-18 breed brown headed cowbird chromosome 4, BPBGC_Mater_1.1, whole genome shotgun sequence genomic window carries:
- the NPY2R gene encoding neuropeptide Y receptor type 2 has protein sequence MGPLEAVGEDNQTDEMKMELFTKLYLTRYTTPLNELALDPKPELKDSTTLVEVQIILIFAYCSIILLGVIGNSLVIHVIIKFKSMRTVTNFFIANLAVADLLVNTLCLPFTLVYTLLGEWKLGPVLCHLVPYAQALAVHVSTVTLTVIALDRHRCIVYHLESRISKRISFLIIGVAWAVSALLASPLAIFREYSLIEIIPDFKIVVCSEKWPGEGQLNYGTIYSISMLLIQYVLPLAVISYAYIRIWTKLKNHVSPGAGNDHYHHRRRKTTKMLVCVVVVFAVSWLPFHTFQLVSDIDSQVLDLKEYKLIYTVFHVIAMCSTFANPLLYGWMNNNYRTAFLTAFQCEQRLDSIHPEVSAAFKARKKLEAKRIQFPGDSFTQPTNV, from the coding sequence ATGGGGCCCCTGGAAGCAGTAGGTGAGGACAACCAGAcagatgaaatgaaaatggaGCTGTTCACTAAGCTGTACTTGACAAGATACACCACACCACTCAACGAATTGGCTCTGGACCCTAAACCAGAACTGAAGGACAGCACAACACTTGTTGAAGTACAGATAATTCTTATCTTTGCCTACTGCTCCATCATCCTGCTGGGAGTGATTGGAAACTCCCTCGTGATCCACGTGATCATCAAGTTCAAGAGCATGCGCACAGTGACTAACTTCTTCATTGCCAACCTGGCAGTGGCTGACCTGCTGGTGAACACTCTGTGCTTGCCCTTCACTTTGGTTTATACGCTCCTGGGCGAATGGAAGCTGGGCCCGGTGTTGTGCCACCTGGTGCCCTATGCCCAGGCCCTTGCTGTCCACGTGTCCACTGTCACTTTGACTGTGATCGCTCTGGATCGTCACCGCTGCATCGTCTACCACTTGGAAAGCAGAATCTCTAAGCGGATCAGCTTCCTGATTATAGGAGTTGCCTGGGCAGTCAGTGCCCTGTTGGCAAGTCCTCTGGCCATCTTCCGTGAATACTCATTGATTGAGATCATTCCTGACTTCAAGATTGTTGTCTGCTCTGAGAAGTGGCCAGGGGAGGGGCAGCTCAACTATGGCACCATCTACAGCATCTCCATGCTCCTGATCCAGTATGTTCTGCCTCTGGCAGTCATCTCCTATGCCTACATCCGTATTTGGACCAAGCTCAAGAACCACGTTAGCCCCGGGGCAGGGAATGACCACTATCACCACCGGCGCCGGAAAACCACCAAGATGCTGGTGTGCGTGGTTGTGGTGTTCGCTGTCAGCTGGCTGCCCTTTCACACCTTCCAGCTGGTCAGTGACATTGACAGTCAGGTGTTAGACCTGAAAGAGTACAAACTGATCTACACGGTGTTCCATGTCATTGCCATGTGCTCCACGTTTGCTAACCCCCTCCTCTATGGCTGGATGAACAACAACTACAGGACGGCCTTCCTCACGGCCTTCCAGTGTGAGCAGCGGCTGGACTCCATCCACCCTGAAGTATCAGCAGCTTTCAAAGCCAGGAAGAAGCTAGAAGCCAAGAGGATTCAGTTCCCTGGGGACTCTTTCACGCAACCTACCAATGTCTAA